Proteins co-encoded in one Leptospira levettii genomic window:
- the gspN gene encoding type II secretion system protein GspN — MAKENELEEDFDLDDDVAIQESLLEEDSELFDEDSDEEHSKVNRKQILTLVAISFVSFLLFTIFIFPLNEIVRSVLIKTGKETGILMDAKEIHFPMIGRKSFDSFVVSFPTGTSLKAEEVSLGVSVLGILQSRLEGDINIGYFSYEGSDLSIGIQTLDLPIRLSPLDEKITKWNGEGEITLAGGKIKESMDIPFLGSLKGTDIKRANLLFKIRSGKLLIERGSLDSNLAKFQFQGVVRLSDTISFSQLDLKVCFSLTEKFAQERQDLVGMVALLPQEAGKTCIPVRGTFSSPKVDLPNLNQLGGAAPKPEEGSIEPAPTP; from the coding sequence ATGGCGAAAGAAAACGAATTGGAAGAAGACTTTGATTTAGATGATGATGTTGCCATTCAAGAATCATTACTGGAAGAGGATAGTGAACTTTTTGATGAAGATTCTGATGAAGAACATTCGAAGGTAAATCGAAAACAAATTCTCACACTCGTTGCAATATCATTTGTTTCCTTTCTTTTGTTTACGATTTTTATTTTCCCTCTCAATGAAATTGTCAGGTCTGTCCTAATTAAAACTGGCAAAGAAACGGGAATCTTAATGGATGCGAAAGAAATCCATTTTCCCATGATTGGTAGGAAGTCTTTTGATAGTTTTGTTGTTAGTTTTCCCACGGGAACATCTTTAAAAGCGGAAGAAGTGAGCCTCGGTGTTTCGGTACTTGGAATTTTGCAGTCCCGATTGGAAGGGGATATTAATATAGGGTATTTTAGTTATGAAGGGAGTGATCTTTCGATTGGAATTCAAACCTTAGATTTGCCCATCCGTTTGTCGCCGTTAGACGAAAAAATTACCAAATGGAATGGGGAAGGGGAAATTACTCTAGCTGGTGGCAAAATCAAAGAATCGATGGACATCCCTTTTTTGGGATCTTTAAAAGGAACCGATATCAAACGAGCAAATTTACTCTTTAAAATTCGATCAGGAAAACTTCTCATTGAAAGAGGAAGTCTTGATTCCAATCTAGCAAAATTCCAATTCCAAGGTGTCGTTCGTTTGTCTGATACCATTTCGTTTTCTCAATTGGATCTAAAAGTATGTTTTTCCTTAACCGAAAAATTTGCACAAGAAAGGCAAGATTTAGTTGGGATGGTAGCTTTATTACCACAAGAAGCAGGCAAAACTTGTATCCCAGTTCGTGGTACTTTTTCTTCTCCAAAAGTGGATCTTCCCAACTTAAACCAATTAGGCGGAGCGGCACCAAAACCAGAAGAAGGTTCGATTGAACCGGCACCTACTCCTTAA